Below is a genomic region from Plasmodium vivax scf_3849 genomic scaffold, whole genome shotgun sequence.
ATATAATTATAGATAATTTCCTGATActaatgatgaaaatatagaataaaaaCTTTCTCTAATagaatatacaaatattataaaaataataggaTTGAATGTAAATAAGATACCcacagaaaaatattttaaagatgTTCCATATAATGATGTTAATGAAGGATAAGATACTAAATGTgctttaatattattatagttactaaatataaaaa
It encodes:
- a CDS encoding cytochrome c oxidase subunit III, putative (encoded by transcript PVX_142260A), with the translated sequence MLTAHKITVLINIFFIFSNYNNIKAHLVSYPSLTSLYGTSLKYFSVGILFTFNPIIFIIFVYSIRESFYSIFSSLVSGNYL